One genomic window of Coffea eugenioides isolate CCC68of chromosome 1, Ceug_1.0, whole genome shotgun sequence includes the following:
- the LOC113751319 gene encoding cytochrome P450 714C2-like, which translates to MDSSSLSKVLMSAAVIGFAGLFLRLYNSLVAKPGRLRAALRKQGVSGPKPTLLLGNILEIKKARDAAAKNTTDGAPDSHNCGSFLLPFFDKWRSQFGEIFMFALGNTQILYVTQPDMVREITTCTSLDFGKPTYQARERGSLLGQGILTSNGAVWAHQRKILAPELYMEKVKGMVGLVQESTVTMVNSWKSIIEAGGGIADIKIDQHMRSFSGDVISRACFGSNYSKGEEIFKRLRALQEAASKRVLATGIPGARHLPTKSNREAWALEKEIKTLILQVVKERTEAGYEKDLLQMVLEGAKNSDLSRDDIDRFIVDNCKNIYLAGYETTAVSATWCLMLLAANPDWQERIRAEAVEICRGQIPDADMIRKMKQLTMAINESLRLYPPVSVVSREALKDMKFGDIKIPQGVNVWTLVTTLHTDPEIWGPDSYKFNPDRFANGITGACKLPHLYVPFGVGPRVCLGQNLALVELKILISMILANFSFSISPKYKHSPALHLVIEPGNGVDLLVKKL; encoded by the exons ATGGATTCCAGCTCTCTTTCTAAAGTATTGATGTCGGCGGCAGTAATTGGTTTTGCGGGACTTTTCCTTCGGCTCTACAATTCATTAGTGGCAAAACCAGGAAGGCTTCGAGCAGCCCTGAGAAAGCAGGGAGTGAGCGGGCCTAAACCAACTTTGCTTCTTGGTAACATCTTGGAGATCAAGAAGGCTAGAGATGCTGCAGCCAAGAATACCACTGATGGCGCACCTGATTCTCATAATTGTGGATCCTTTCTCCTTCCATTTTTCGATAAATGGCGGAGCCAATTTG GCGAAATTTTCATGTTTGCTCTGGGTAACACCCAAATTTTGTACGTAACACAACCTGATATGGTGAGGGAGATAACTACCTGCACATCCTTGGACTTTGGAAAGCCAACATATCAAGCGAGAGAGAGGGGTTCTTTGCTTGGCCAGGGTATCCTAACTTCTAATGGGGCTGTTTGGGCTCACCAGAGGAAGATTCTTGCTCCCGAATTGTACATGGAGAAGGTCAAG GGAATGGTTGGTCTAGTTCAGGAGTCCACAGTCACAATGGTAAACTCGTGGAAGAGTATAATCGAGGCTGGGGGTGGAATTGCAGATATCAAAATCGACCAACACATGAGAAGCTTTTCCGGCGATGTCATCTCAAGAGCATGCTTCGGAAGTAACTATTCCAAAGGAGAAGAAATTTTCAAGAGACTCAGAGCTCTTCAAGAAGCTGCATCCAAGAGAGTTCTCGCCACTGGAATCCCGGGCGCGAG GCATCTTCCTACTAAGAGCAATAGGGAAGCGTGGGCGTTAGAGAAGGAGATCAAAACACTCATCTTACAAGTGGTGAAGGAGAGGACAGAAGCTGGATACGAGAAGGATCTCCTGCAGATGGTTCTTGAAGGAGCTAAGAACAGTGACTTGAGCCGGGATGATATTGACCGCTTCATCGTTGATAACTGCAAAAACATCTATTTGGCCGGCTACGAGACTACTGCTGTCTCAGCCACATGGTGCCTCATGCTCTTGGCTGCAAATCCCGATTGGCAAGAACGCATTCGCGCCGAAGCCGTCGAAATTTGCAGAGGACAAATTCCAGATGCTGATATGATCCGTAAGATGAAACAG TTGACGATGGCAATCAATGAGTCACTGCGCCTTTATCCTCCGGTGTCCGTCGTCTCAAGGGAGGCCTTGAAAGACATGAAATTTGGGGACATAAAGATCCCTCAGGGTGTGAACGTCTGGACCCTGGTGACAACATTGCACACTGATCCGGAAATATGGGGTCCCGACTCCTACAAGTTCAATCCGGATAGGTTTGCAAATGGGATAACGGGCGCATGCAAGCTACCGCACTTGTACGTGCCATTCGGGGTTGGTCCGAGGGTGTGCCTGGGACAGAATTTGGCCCTGGTGGAACTCAAAATCTTGATTTCCATGATTTTAGCCAACTTCTCCTTCTCCATTTCTCCCAAATACAAGCACTCACCGGCTCTGCATTTAGTCATCGAGCCCGGAAACGGTGTCGATCTATTGGTGAAGAAGTTGTAA